One window of Candidatus Tokpelaia hoelldoblerii genomic DNA carries:
- the lpxC gene encoding UDP-3-O-[3-hydroxymyristoyl] N-acetylglucosamine deacetylase (bhsal12860), protein MQRFQSTLKKELSFHGAGVHGARPVTLVIHPAPVDHGIVFTRIDTAGERHSFPRDTAHAGPAELCTTLGAGDVRIETIEHLMAAVAACGLDNLAIEIDGPEVPILDGSSAPYMQAFATAGIEEQDAPRRYIRIVKPIRVEAGAAYAEFLPADTTRFDISIAFDSPAIGEQHIAFELTRDYFAREIAPARTFGFMKDVERLRAVGLAQGATLENSVVIGLDGKVMNEDGLMAADGFVRHKALDAVGDTALLGRPFIGLFRSCRGGHALNAAAVKALLAQPDHYEITEKFI, encoded by the coding sequence GTGCAGCGTTTTCAATCCACTTTGAAAAAAGAGTTAAGTTTCCATGGCGCCGGTGTGCATGGCGCCAGGCCAGTGACGCTTGTTATCCATCCCGCGCCTGTTGATCATGGCATTGTCTTTACACGTATTGATACGGCAGGTGAACGGCACAGCTTTCCCCGCGATACGGCACATGCCGGGCCGGCAGAGTTATGCACAACGCTTGGCGCCGGCGATGTCCGCATTGAAACAATTGAGCACCTGATGGCGGCGGTTGCCGCTTGCGGGCTTGATAATCTGGCGATTGAAATTGACGGGCCCGAGGTCCCGATCCTTGACGGCAGTTCTGCCCCCTATATGCAGGCTTTTGCCACGGCTGGTATTGAGGAGCAGGACGCGCCGCGCCGCTATATCCGTATTGTGAAACCGATTCGGGTGGAGGCGGGCGCGGCTTATGCCGAATTTTTACCGGCTGATACCACACGGTTTGACATCAGCATTGCTTTTGACAGCCCCGCTATTGGCGAACAGCATATCGCCTTTGAGCTGACGCGTGATTATTTCGCCCGTGAAATTGCGCCGGCCCGCACATTCGGTTTTATGAAGGATGTGGAGAGGTTGCGCGCTGTTGGACTGGCGCAGGGGGCGACGCTTGAAAATTCGGTCGTGATCGGCCTTGATGGCAAAGTGATGAATGAAGACGGGCTGATGGCGGCAGACGGTTTTGTGCGCCATAAGGCGCTTGATGCGGTCGGGGATACCGCCCTGCTGGGCCGGCCGTTTATTGGCCTTTTCCGCTCATGCCGCGGCGGCCATGCGCTCAATGCCGCCGCCGTCAAGGCGCTGCTGGCGCAGCCGGACCATTATGAAATCACAGAAAAATTTATATGA